One window of Fusobacterium sp. SYSU M8D902 genomic DNA carries:
- a CDS encoding O-methyltransferase yields MLEELKEANRYIIDKIKEKDTLILEMEKYAEEFNVPIVTKEVAEYLKFIVKSHQFKNVLEVGTAIGYSGILMAREIQKNGGKLYTIEIDEERFNLAQENFKKSNLDNIISIKGDAVEEIKKINDKFDFVFIDASKGHYMEFFEDSYKLLNENGIIFIDNIMFRGYLYKEFPKRFKTIVRRLNEFIDYLYEREGGEFVLLPFGDGIGLYRKK; encoded by the coding sequence ATGTTAGAAGAGTTAAAAGAAGCAAATAGATATATAATTGATAAGATTAAAGAGAAGGACACACTTATTCTTGAGATGGAAAAATATGCTGAAGAGTTTAATGTTCCTATTGTGACAAAAGAGGTAGCTGAATACTTAAAATTTATAGTTAAAAGTCACCAATTTAAAAATGTTTTAGAGGTGGGGACTGCTATTGGTTACTCTGGAATCCTTATGGCTAGAGAGATTCAGAAAAATGGTGGAAAGCTATATACCATTGAGATTGATGAGGAAAGATTCAATCTAGCTCAAGAAAATTTTAAAAAATCTAATTTAGATAATATAATCTCTATTAAGGGAGATGCTGTAGAGGAGATTAAAAAAATTAATGATAAGTTTGACTTTGTTTTTATAGATGCCTCAAAAGGACACTATATGGAATTTTTTGAAGATTCTTATAAACTTCTTAATGAAAATGGAATCATATTTATCGACAATATTATGTTTAGAGGTTATCTGTACAAAGAGTTTCCAAAAAGATTCAAGACAATAGTTAGAAGATTGAATGAATTTATTGACTATCTCTATGAGAGAGAGGGAGGGGAGTTTGTACTTCTTCCTTTTGGAGATGGAATAGGGCTATACAGAAAAAAATAG